In Croceicoccus sp. Ery15, a genomic segment contains:
- a CDS encoding efflux RND transporter permease subunit, with the protein MIGMILDVAVRFRWAMVVLTLGVAIYGVVNLLRLPIDAVPDITNVQVQINTEAPALSPSQVETQVTYPVETGLAGIEGLEMTRSISRNGFSQVTAIFEEGTDIYFARQQVNERLTPISASLPEGAEPVMGPISTGLGEVLMYTIEFEFPDGKEAPLGGAVGWQSDGSFVTERGDRLDSDVAKAAYLRTIQDWVVAPLMRSVDGVAGVDSIGGFEKQYLVQPDPVRLTGYGLSFDEVIDALEAANLAEGANFVERAGEALLARVDARLGSVEDIEQAVVSTREGVPIRVGDVATVSIGGDLRTGAASLNGDEAVVGTVLMRAGENSRTVSAEAAERLEEVRSSLPEGIVAEIVYNRSSLVDATIATVEKNLVEGALLVIAILFLLLGNIRAAIIAALVIPFSMLMASIGMNRLGVSGNLMSLGALDFGLIVDGAVIIVENSVARLAARQEHEGRLLTLGERLTETRLAAQEMIKPTVYGQAIILLVFAPLLTFTGVEGKTFSPMAITVMLALASAFVLSLTFVPAMIAILLNKKLTEKEVKPIRIAKERYGPLVRKAITRPWPVIGMGVGIFAFAAFVFSFLGSEFTPQLDERDIAVQSLRIPSTSLERSLAMQRRVEDRLEQFPQVELVFSRTGTAEVASDPMPPNASDAYVILKPREEWPDPDLAKDELVAQMESALSSLVGNLYEFSQPIELRFNELIAGVRGDVAVKIYGDDLSAMTSAANEVAGVLRNVDGAADVKVQQVTGFPTLDIAFDRPAIARYGLKVEDVAQSVAIALGGRPAGLVFEGDRRFDVVVRLSDATRDDFDQLGALPVLLPNGATIPLRSVAEFRVVDGLAEVRREQGRRLVIVSSNVRERDLGSFVEEAQERVAAQVELPAAAFIEWGGQYQNLQAAQERLQIVIPIAFAVILLLLYMAVGGWVPALAVFSAIPLALAGGIFSLALRGMPFSVSAAVGFIALSGVATLNGLVMVTAIRQRLDRGMALDDAIVDGGLARLRPVLMTALVASLGFVPMAIATGTGAEVQRPLATVVIGGLITATALTLFVLPAILKLVFGTREDDRTWRQRWWDRLRRNVTSDEQRELKDIT; encoded by the coding sequence TCGCTGGGCAATGGTCGTGCTGACGCTCGGTGTGGCAATCTATGGCGTGGTGAATTTGCTGCGCCTGCCCATCGATGCCGTACCCGATATCACCAACGTACAGGTGCAGATCAACACCGAGGCACCAGCCTTGTCGCCCTCGCAAGTCGAGACGCAGGTCACCTATCCTGTCGAGACCGGGCTTGCCGGTATCGAGGGTCTGGAGATGACCCGCTCGATATCGCGCAACGGGTTCAGCCAGGTGACCGCGATTTTCGAGGAAGGGACCGACATCTATTTCGCGCGTCAGCAGGTCAACGAACGGCTGACGCCCATAAGCGCCTCCCTACCCGAGGGTGCCGAACCGGTGATGGGACCCATCTCGACCGGCTTGGGCGAAGTGCTCATGTATACCATCGAGTTCGAGTTTCCTGACGGCAAGGAAGCACCGCTGGGCGGAGCGGTCGGTTGGCAGTCCGACGGGAGCTTTGTGACCGAACGTGGCGACCGGCTCGACAGCGATGTTGCCAAGGCTGCCTATCTGCGAACCATCCAGGACTGGGTGGTTGCCCCCCTCATGCGGTCGGTCGACGGTGTGGCAGGTGTCGACTCGATTGGCGGCTTCGAAAAGCAATACCTCGTTCAACCCGATCCCGTGCGATTGACCGGTTACGGTTTATCGTTCGACGAGGTGATCGACGCGCTGGAAGCGGCCAATCTCGCCGAAGGCGCCAATTTCGTCGAGCGGGCCGGTGAAGCCCTTCTCGCCCGGGTCGATGCGCGCCTCGGCAGTGTTGAGGATATCGAGCAGGCGGTCGTTTCCACCCGCGAGGGGGTCCCCATTCGCGTAGGTGACGTCGCCACGGTCAGCATCGGTGGCGACCTGCGAACGGGCGCGGCGTCGCTGAACGGCGATGAAGCGGTCGTGGGCACCGTGCTCATGCGCGCGGGCGAGAACAGCCGCACCGTGTCGGCCGAGGCGGCCGAACGGCTCGAGGAAGTTCGCAGCTCCCTGCCGGAAGGAATTGTCGCGGAGATCGTCTACAACCGGTCTTCCCTGGTCGATGCGACGATCGCGACCGTCGAGAAGAACCTTGTCGAGGGCGCGCTTCTGGTCATTGCAATCCTGTTCTTGCTGCTGGGCAACATCCGGGCAGCGATCATCGCGGCGCTGGTCATCCCCTTTTCCATGCTGATGGCATCGATCGGAATGAACCGGCTCGGCGTTTCGGGCAATCTCATGAGCCTGGGTGCGCTGGACTTCGGCCTGATCGTCGATGGTGCCGTCATCATCGTCGAGAACAGCGTCGCGAGGCTCGCGGCTCGACAGGAACACGAAGGCCGACTTCTTACACTTGGTGAGAGGTTGACGGAAACGCGGCTTGCCGCGCAGGAAATGATCAAGCCGACCGTGTACGGCCAGGCGATCATTCTTCTCGTCTTCGCACCGCTTCTCACCTTTACCGGCGTCGAAGGCAAAACCTTTTCACCCATGGCGATCACGGTCATGCTCGCGCTCGCCTCGGCGTTCGTGTTGTCGCTGACCTTCGTCCCGGCAATGATCGCCATCCTGCTCAACAAGAAGCTGACGGAAAAGGAGGTCAAGCCGATCCGGATCGCCAAGGAGCGATACGGACCCCTGGTCCGCAAGGCGATCACCCGCCCCTGGCCGGTCATCGGCATGGGCGTCGGCATCTTCGCCTTTGCGGCCTTCGTGTTCAGCTTCCTCGGGAGCGAGTTCACACCGCAATTGGACGAGCGCGACATCGCCGTGCAATCGCTGCGTATTCCTTCGACATCGCTCGAACGTTCGCTCGCGATGCAAAGGCGGGTAGAGGACCGGCTCGAGCAATTTCCGCAAGTCGAGCTTGTCTTTTCGCGGACGGGCACGGCGGAAGTGGCCAGTGACCCGATGCCGCCGAACGCTTCCGATGCGTACGTGATCCTCAAACCCCGTGAGGAATGGCCCGATCCCGACCTCGCCAAGGACGAGTTGGTCGCGCAAATGGAGAGCGCCCTCAGCAGTCTCGTCGGCAACCTTTACGAGTTCAGCCAACCGATCGAATTGCGGTTCAACGAATTGATCGCAGGCGTTCGCGGAGATGTTGCCGTCAAGATCTACGGAGACGATCTCAGCGCCATGACCTCGGCGGCGAACGAGGTTGCGGGCGTGCTGCGCAATGTCGACGGCGCCGCGGACGTCAAGGTCCAGCAAGTGACCGGGTTCCCCACCCTCGATATTGCCTTCGATCGGCCAGCGATTGCCCGTTACGGGCTGAAGGTCGAAGACGTTGCGCAATCGGTGGCGATCGCACTGGGCGGTCGGCCTGCGGGCCTCGTTTTCGAAGGCGATCGCCGCTTCGATGTGGTTGTGCGGTTGTCGGACGCGACCCGCGACGATTTCGACCAGCTCGGTGCTTTGCCGGTGCTGCTCCCGAACGGGGCAACCATACCGCTACGCTCGGTTGCCGAGTTCCGTGTGGTGGATGGTCTCGCGGAGGTTCGCCGGGAACAGGGACGCAGACTGGTGATCGTTTCGTCCAACGTGCGAGAACGCGACCTCGGGTCTTTTGTAGAAGAGGCCCAGGAAAGGGTTGCGGCGCAGGTCGAACTGCCCGCTGCCGCGTTTATCGAGTGGGGCGGTCAATACCAGAACCTCCAGGCTGCTCAGGAAAGACTTCAGATAGTCATTCCTATCGCTTTCGCGGTCATTCTCTTGCTGCTTTACATGGCGGTTGGGGGCTGGGTGCCGGCGCTCGCCGTATTCAGCGCGATCCCGTTGGCCCTGGCAGGCGGGATTTTCTCCTTGGCTCTACGCGGGATGCCATTCTCGGTATCTGCGGCGGTAGGCTTTATCGCCCTGTCGGGTGTGGCGACCTTGAATGGCCTCGTGATGGTGACTGCGATCCGTCAGCGGCTCGACAGGGGCATGGCGCTCGATGACGCCATCGTCGATGGTGGATTGGCGCGCCTAAGGCCGGTTCTCATGACCGCGCTCGTTGCATCGCTCGGCTTCGTGCCGATGGCCATTGCGACCGGGACCGGCGCGGAAGTGCAACGTCCCTTGGCGACAGTCGTCATTGGAGGGTTGATCACCGCCACCGCGCTGACCCTTTTCGTCTTGCCCGCAATCTTGAAGCTGGTTTTCGGGACCAGAGAAGATGACCGGACCTGGCGACAGCGTTGGTGGGACAGGCTGCGGCGCAATGTGACAAGCGATGAGCAGCGCGAGCTGAAGGACATCACATGA